A window of the Ipomoea triloba cultivar NCNSP0323 chromosome 14, ASM357664v1 genome harbors these coding sequences:
- the LOC116004276 gene encoding E3 SUMO-protein ligase SIZ1-like gives MDLVAGCKDKLAYFRIKELKDVLTQLGLSKQGKKQDLVDRLLAILSDDPVSGACTKKNTVGKEEVAKLVDDIYRKMQVSGAPDLASKSQGVSDSSNVKLKEEVVEEPYQMDKIRCPCGSSLQTESMIKCEDPKCHVWQHISCVIIPEKAIESGTPPIPPGTFYCELCRLTRADPFWVTIANPLYPVKLAITHVPTDGTNPVQSVEKTFQLTKTDKDMLTRQEYDLQAWCMLLNDKVQFRMQWPQYADLQINGFAVRAMNRPVSQLLGNNGRDDGPILTAYTRDGINKISLTGGDARVFCLGVRIVKRRTVQQILSSIPKVSDGELFEDALARVCRCVGGGNATENADSDSDIEVVADSIPVNLRCPMSGSRMKVAGRFKPCVHMGCFDLEVFVEMNQRSRKWQCPICLKNYSLEHIIIDPYFNRIASKLKSCGEDVTEIEVKPDGSWRAKVEGDRRSLGDLGQWHLPDGSLCMSSDADSKLRPELLKQVKQECGSDGHLSLKVGWKKDANGDWIPNRPTDVQAYSSGNLLQENFEMLGQDIISSSATGSGKEGEDPSVNQDGNANLDFSTPNGFELESMSHNIDQAYAFSGRNLSAPSGDAEVIVLSDSEEENEPLISPEPVYTNNRTDAGSVSFSLQQGIQDPYNEDPPLANGGNSCLDRFDVSNDDFGMSMWSSLPNTQGGPGFQFFDTDPDVSGSLVDVQHGSVNCPTGVNGYGLTTDTTLGSADVVPESFVGHPTVDINDGLVDNPLSFDGNDSLQIFLPTRPSDTAIDIDMRDQPDVSNGVRNEDLISLRLGVGGIGSHGDLAAVNGFNSVQQLQSKDGGGSLDSLADTASLLLGMNDNNKSKKTRERSDSPFSISRQRRAVRPRLYLSIDSDSE, from the exons ATGGATTTGGTGGCTGGCTGCAAG GACAAGCTGGCATATTTCCGGATAAAGGAACTCAAGGATGTTCTCACTCAACTTGGTCTTTCAAAGCAAGGAAAGAAGCAG GACCTCGTGGACCGACTACTAGCTATTCTGTCTGATGACCCAG TTTCAGGAGCCTGCACAAAGAAAAATACTGTTGGCAAGGAAGAGGTGGCAAAACTTGTGGATGACATTTACAG GAAAATGCAGGTTTCTGGAGCACCTGACTTGGCATCAAAATCGCAGGGAGTCTCAGATAGCAGCAATGTCAAGTTAAAAGAAGAGGTGGTAGAAGAACCTTACCAGATGGATAAGATTCGTTGTCCCTGTGGAAGCTCCTTACAAACCGAGTCTATGATTAAG TGTGAAGATCCCAAATGCCATGTGTGGCAACATATTAGCTGCGTTATCATACCAGAGAAAGCCATAGAAAGCGGTACTCCACCAATACCACCTGGAACATTCTATTGTGAACTATGCAGATTGACTCGTGCTGATCC CTTTTGGGTGACAATAGCAAATCCTTTATATCCTGTTAAGCTGGCTATTACACATGTTCCAACTGATGG CACAAACCCTGTACAGAGTGTTGAGAAAACATTTCAACTTACAAAAACTGATAAAGACATGTTGACTAGACAGGAATATGATCTTCAG GCTTGGTGCATGCTCCTCAATGACAAGGTTCAATTTAGGATGCAGTGGCCTCAGTATGCTGATCTGCAGATCAATG GTTTTGCTGTTCGTGCAATGAATAGACCTGTGTCGCAATTGCTAGGAAATAATGGTCGAGATGATGGACCCATA CTAACAGCATACACTAGAGATGGAATCAATAAAATTTCCCTGACAGGTGGAGATGCTCGTGTGTTCTGTTTAGGTGTCAGAATTGTAAAGCGGCGTACTGTCCAAcag ATACTTAGTAGTATACCTAAAGTGTCGGATGGTGAGCTTTTTGAAGATGCTCTTGCTCGTGTTTGCCGTTGTGTTGGCGGTGGAAATGCCACAGAAAATGCTGACAGTGACAGTGATATTGAAGTTGTAGCTGATTCTATTCCTGTGAACCTTCGATGTCCt ATGAGTGGATCAAGGATGAAGGTTGCTGGAAGATTCAAGCCCTGTGTTCACATGGGCTGTTTTGATCTTGAGgtttttgttgaaatgaatcAACGGTCAAGGAAG TGGCAATGCCCTATTTGCCTCAAGAATTACTCTCTGGAGCATATAATCATTGACCCATATTTCAATCGAATTGCTTCAAAG TTGAAGAGTTGTGGAGAAGATGTGACTGAGATTGAGGTGAAACCCGATGGTTCTTGGCGTGCTAAGGTGGAAGGTGATCGGAGGAGTCTTGGGGATCTTGGGCAGTGGCACTTACCTGATGGAAGTCTATGTATGTCTTCAGATGCAGATTCCAAATTGAGGCCTGAACTTCTTAAGCAGGTCAAGCAGGAATGTGGTTCAGATGGCCATTTAAGTCTGAAAGTTGGATGGAAAAAAGATGCCAATGGTGATTGGATACCCAATAGACCTACTGATGTCCAGGCATATTCATCAGGAAACCTATtacaagaaaattttgaaatgctTGGACAGGATATTATTAGTAGCAGTGCCACTGGAAGTGGCAAAGAAGGGGAGGACCCCAGTGTAAATCAGGATGGAAATGCAAACCTTGATTTCTCAACCCCCAATGGATTTGAACTTGAATCGATGTCACATAATATTGATCAAGCATATGCTTTTAGTGGTCGAAATCTGTCTGCTCCATCAGGGGACGCTGAAGTTATTGTCCTAAGTGAttcagaagaagaaaatgagccGCTAATATCTCCAGAACCTGTCTACACCAATAATAGGACAGATGCTGGCTCAGTCTCTTTTTCACTTCAACAAGGAATTCAAGATCCTTACAATGAAGACCCACCTCTAGCTAATGGAGGCAATTCATGCCTAGATCGTTTTGATGTTAGCAATGACGACTTTGGAATGTCTATGTGGTCTTCACTCCCCAATACCCAGGGTGGTCCTGGCTTTCAATTTTTTGATACTGATCCAGATGTCTCTGGCTCTTTAGTTGATGTGCAGCATGGTTCCGTTAATTGTCCTACTGGTGTTAATGGCTATGGGTTGACCACGGATACCACCTTGGGTTCTGCTGATGTTGTACCTGAATCGTTTGTTGGTCATCCTACTGTGGATATAAATGATGGCTTAGTTGATAATCCCCTGTCATTTGATGGTAATGATTCACTTCAGATATTTTTGCCAACAAGGCCATCAGATACAGCCATAGATATTGATATGAGAGATCAGCCAGACGTCTCAAATGGTGTTCGAAATGAAGATTTGATTTCACTTAGGCTTGGGGTTGGAGGTATTGGGAGTCATGGTGATCTTGCTGCTGTTAATGGCTTTAACTCAGTGCAGCAATTGCAATCCAAGGATGGTGGTGGCAGTTTGGATTCATTAGCTGATACTG CTTCTCTGCTCCTTGGGAtgaatgataataataaatccaagaaGACTAGAGAAAGATCAGATAGCCCTTTTTCAATCTCTCGGCAACGCCGAGCTGTAAGACCAAGATTATATTTAAGTATTGATTCAGATTCTGAGTAG